DNA sequence from the Antarctobacter heliothermus genome:
CATCTGACCGCCTTCGCGGATCATGCCCTGCGGTTCCAGCGGTTGCACAACTCCGACTCGTCCGATTGGACGACCCTCAGTGCTGATCGTGCCGTCGCGGGCAATCGCCAGGCCAACGGCCTGGGGCGGGACAAAGATCGGCGCGCCGCTTTCGTCCAGAACCGGGTGACCGTCCGGTGTGACCAGGGTCCCTTCGGCGCTGGGCGAAAATGCCCCGGCGCGGGTCAGGCGCTGTCCATCGCCGGTTTCAACCAGAAAGAAACCGTCGCCCTCAATCGCAAGATCATACAGGCCGCCGGTCTGTTCTAGGGTGCCTTGCCGCAAAGAGGTGGAGCCGATGCGTCCGGCACCCATGGATACGGCGGCCATCCCGTCGCCTTCGGCCACGAATTCGGAAAAGATCATGCCCTCTTGCCGATAGCCGGTGGTATTGGCGTTGGCGATGTTGTTGGCGATAACCTGCATTTCGCGCATCAGGCTCGATTGCCGGGAAAGGGCGGCATAGCCGGCAGTTTCCATGTCAGCCTCCGGTGATAAGGGGAATGATTTGCCCCTGGAAAAAATCCACGAGCGTGCGAGTCATAAAGCTCATCGACATCCAGAAGACGGCGACAATGGCCAGCAGTTTGGGCACAAAGGTCAGCGTCATCTCTTGGATAGAGGTGAGTGCCTGAAACAGGCCAACGCCGACCCCCATGACCAGCGCGGCGGACAGAATCGGCACGGAGGTCACCGTGGCGATCCACAACCCCATGCGCAGCGTGTCGAAAAAGACGACCTCTGTCAGCATGGCGTCAGACTGGCATCCTGAGGATTTCCTGATAGGCCTCGACGACCTTATCACGCACTGCAACCACGGTTTCGACGGCCAGTTCGGATTGGGCCAACGCCTCGACCAGCGCGTGAGGATCGGCGTCGCTGGTCATCGCGGTCTTGGCCGTCTCCTCGGCTTGCCGCAACTGATCGACGAATTCCTCCGTGATGCGGGTAAAGTCCTTTTCCAGCGGCACCGCCTGTTCCGGTTCAGGCTGCATCGCGGGGCGAGAGGCCGCATATTTCTGCGCGGCAAATAGAGAACGGACGTCCATTCTGGTCTCCTATCACTATGAAAATCAGGGGGT
Encoded proteins:
- a CDS encoding flagellar hook-basal body complex protein — protein: METAGYAALSRQSSLMREMQVIANNIANANTTGYRQEGMIFSEFVAEGDGMAAVSMGAGRIGSTSLRQGTLEQTGGLYDLAIEGDGFFLVETGDGQRLTRAGAFSPSAEGTLVTPDGHPVLDESGAPIFVPPQAVGLAIARDGTISTEGRPIGRVGVVQPLEPQGMIREGGQMFRSDSGFEPVENPRVMQGFVEASNVDPILQVARMVEVQRAYELGQSFMEREDERIRSALKAFIK
- a CDS encoding flagellar biosynthetic protein FliQ produces the protein MLTEVVFFDTLRMGLWIATVTSVPILSAALVMGVGVGLFQALTSIQEMTLTFVPKLLAIVAVFWMSMSFMTRTLVDFFQGQIIPLITGG
- the fliE gene encoding flagellar hook-basal body complex protein FliE; protein product: MDVRSLFAAQKYAASRPAMQPEPEQAVPLEKDFTRITEEFVDQLRQAEETAKTAMTSDADPHALVEALAQSELAVETVVAVRDKVVEAYQEILRMPV